In Rhododendron vialii isolate Sample 1 chromosome 9a, ASM3025357v1, the following are encoded in one genomic region:
- the LOC131300233 gene encoding heavy metal-associated isoprenylated plant protein 31 has translation MSVVEVRVPNLDCEGCASKLRRSIYKLKGVEEIDIDMEIQKVTVRGGFGLDQEKKVLKAIKRAGKAAEPWPYPGGHSHFASFYNYPAHVVNHYYSDASRNVAPNSIHAFFHTPAAYSVAVASDEAVASLFSDENPHACSIM, from the exons ATGtct GTGGTGGAGGTTAGAGTTCCAAATTTAGATTGCGAGGGATGTGCTTCTAAACTCAGAAGATCCATCTACAAGCTAAAAG GGGTGGAAGAGATAGACATAGACATGGAGATACAAAAGGTAACAGTGAGAGGAGGGTTTGGGCTGGACCAGGAAAAGAAGGTGCTAAAGGCCATAAAGCGCGCAGGAAAAGCAGCCGAGCCCTGGCCCTACCCAGGAGGCCACTCCCACTTCGCTTCTTTCTACAACTACCCGGCCCACGTCGTCAACCACTACTACTCCGACGCCTCCAGAAACGTCGCTCCGAACAGCATCCACGCCTTCTTCCACACCCCGGCTGCTTACTCGGTGGCCGTGGCCTCCGACGAGGCGGTTGCTTCGctctttagtgacgaaaatccCCATGCTTGTAGTATCATGTAG